From the genome of Ananas comosus cultivar F153 linkage group 16, ASM154086v1, whole genome shotgun sequence, one region includes:
- the LOC109722104 gene encoding 2-methylene-furan-3-one reductase-like, protein IAIINTTAPCPTLSIVPPPSSSSSSSASPSKPYLVPPLLRPRSLRGRRGGGGGGGGGVASPSTRVFASSMSAAASADAVVVAPSEVPEKMRAWIYDEYGDAGVLRLEDGVAVPEVGDDQVLVRVSAAALNPVDFKRRQGKFKATDSPLPTVPGYDVAGIVVKVGSQVKNLKEGDEVYGDINEKALENLKQFGSLAEYTAVEEKLLAVKPKNLDFAQAASLPLAIETAYEGLERAGFSAGKSVLVLGGAGGVGSLVIQLAKHVYGASKVAATSSTGKLELLKSLGADLAIDYTKENIEELPEKFDVVYDAVGQCERAVKAVKEGGSVVVIIGPVTPPGFIFIVTSNGEILAKLNPYLESGKVKPLLDPKGPFPFTQVVEAFSYLETGRATGKVVIYPIA, encoded by the exons ATCGCCATTATTAATACCACCGCACCATGCCCCACACTCTCCATCGtacctcctccctcctcctcctcctcctcctccgcctccccctcAAAACCCTACCTCGTTCCCCCTCTCCTTCGCCCTCGTAGCCTCCGAGgacgacgcggcggcggcggcggcggcggcggcggagtcgCTTCTCCCTCTACTAGGGTCTTTGCGAGCTCGATGTCGGCGGCGGCTTCGGCCGACGCCGTTGTCGTGGCCCCGTCGGAGGTCCCGGAGAAGATGAGGGCGTGGATCTACGACGAGTACGGGGACGCGGGGGTTTTGCGCCTCGAGGACGGGGTCGCCGTTCCCGAGGTCGGGGACGATCAGGTCCTCGTTAGGGTTTCCGCCGCCGCGCTCAACCCCGTCGATTTTAAGCGGAGGCAGGGCAAATTTAAGGCCACGGATTCGCCCTTACCG ACGGTACCAGGTTACGATGTGGCCGGCATCGTGGTGAAGGTTGGTAGCCAAGTCAAGAACCTAAAAGAAGGGGACGAAGTATATGGGGACATAAACGAGAAGGCGTTGGAGAATCTGAAGCAATTCGGATCGCTGGCGGAGTACACCGCAGTCGAGGAGAAGCTGCTGGCTGTAAAACCTAAGAATCTGGACTTTGCGCAGGCTGCTAGTCTTCCTTTGGCCATCGAGACGGCATACGAAGGCCTCGAAAGAGCTGGATTTTCCGCGGGTAAATCGGTTCTTGTTTTGGGTGGCGCTGGCGGAGTCGGCTCGCTTGTGATTCAG CTAGCAAAGCATGTCTACGGTGCGTCGAAAGTTGCGGCCACTTCTAGCACCGGAAAGCTGGAGCTGTTGAAGAGTCTGGGTGCCGATTTAGCGATTGACTACACCAAGGAAAACATTGAAGAACTACCTGAGAAGTTTGATGTAGTGTATGATGCTGTTG GTCAGTGCGAAAGAGCGGTGAAAGCAGTGAAAGAAGGGGGCAGCGTCGTGGTGATCATAGGCCCAGTCACGCCCCCGGGCTTCATATTCATCGTCACGTCCAATGGGGAGATCCTGGCGAAGCTCAACCCTTATCTCGAAAGTGGGAAGGTGAAGCCTCTTCTGGACCCAAAGGGGCCATTCCCTTTCACTCAGGTGGTCGAGGCATTCTCTTATCTCGAAACCGGAAGAGCTACTGGAAAGGTCGTTATCTATCCAATTGCTTGA
- the LOC109722303 gene encoding probable glycosyltransferase At5g03795, with product MSPDEALAYAKKEIENAPLVVDDPDLYAPLFRNVSAFKRSYELMERILKVYIYQDGQAPIFHTPDLKGIYASEGWFLKLMEEDRRFTVKDPSKAHLFYLPYSSRQLQLAIYVPGSHNLRPLSLFLRDYVNAIAAKYPFWNRTRGRDHFLVACHDWGPYTTTAHEELLKNTIKALCNADSSEGIFIRGRDVSLPETTIRTPNRPQRYVGKRRVSQRPFLAFFAGNVHGRVRPILLKYWDGKDDDMRIYGPLPNRVSRQMSYVEHMKSSKFCICPMGYEVNSPRIVEAIYSECVPVIIADNFVLPFDEVLNWSAFSVVIAEKDIPNLKNILSGISLRRYLAMHTCVSMLQKHFLWHAKPLKYDLFHMVLHSIWFNRLKQIEVQEQ from the exons ATGTCGCCAGATGAGGCACTTGCGTATGCGAAGAAGGAGATCGAGAATGCGCCTTTAGTAGTTGATGATCCTGATCTTTATGCTCCGTTGTTCAGAAACGTTTCAGCCTTTAAGAG GAGCTACGAATTGATGGAAAGAATACTTAAAGTTTACATATATCAGGACGGTCAAGCACCAATTTTCCACACGCCGGATCTTAAAGGAATTTATGCCTCCGAAGGATGGTTTCTGAAACTGATGGAGGAAGATAGGAGGTTCACTGTGAAGGACCCAAGCAAGGCTCACTTGTTTTATCTGCCGTATAGCTCTCGCCAGCTGCAACTTGCCATTTACGTGCCTGGTTCACACAATTTGAGGCCATTATCGCTTTTTTTGAGGGACTACGTGAACGCAATAGCGGCAAAATATCCTTTCTGGAATCGCACGAGAGGGAGGGATCATTTTCTAGTTGCTTGTCATGATTGG GGGCCTTACACAACAACAGCTCATGAGGAACTGTTGAAGAACACTATAAAAGCTCTCTGCAACGCCGACAGTTCAGAAGGGATATTTATTCGTGGAAGGGATGTTTCTCTCCCAGAAACAACAATCAGAACTCCAAACAGACCTCAGAGGTATGTCGGCAAAAGGCGAGTTTCTCAGCGGCCATTTCTAGCCTTCTTCGCTGGTAATGTTCACGGAAGGGTTAGACCAATCCTTCTCAAGTATTGGGACGGGAAAGATGACGACATGAGAATCTACGGCCCTCTCCCGAATAGGGTATCCCGACAAATGTCTTATGTAGAGCATATGAAGTCTAGCAAGTTCTGCATCTGCCCCATGGGGTACGAAGTGAACAGCCCCAGAATAGTGGAGGCTATCTATTCAGAATGTGTGCCGGTGATAATTGCCGACAACTTTGTGTTACCGTTCGATGAAGTGTTGAACTGGAGCGCTTTTTCGGTGGTTATTGCGGAGAAGGATATACCCAATTTGAAGAATATACTTTCGGGGATTTCTCTAAGGCGGTATCTAGCTATGCACACCTGCGTGAGCATGTTGCAGAAGCACTTCTTGTGGCATGCTAAGCCGCTGAAGTATGATCTGTTTCACATGGTTCTGCATTCAATCTGGTTCAATAGGCTTAAACAAATTGAAGTCCAGGAGCAATAA
- the LOC109721904 gene encoding uncharacterized protein LOC109721904, with product MGNILSYFFPKEPPPPMVLVPPIFDFPPLAARTRMLVPAYDLLFGKLALRNLFEEYFEQAGHLNTRIMLKPLEDPHVDLIATVLGPLDRAHGNGVEGNALFRWQRDLDDPHTFMDLLVSTSKPMLRLRSCAYYPRYRFGAFGTFPLLMPNRVHPEDYGVMGLRYGSENLSVGTSFMPFPLSSQMPMCAWLVARAGSLSVGMKYQQPYESKRPMCFKDLKNWSCAIGYEVGSSSPLCPSFNFGLELDKTSQLIASFYQHVVVQRRVNNPFEDHQIVGITNYIDFGFELTTRIDGDKSLGSADDSSFQLAASWQANKNFLLKGKMGPSKSSVALAFKSWWRPSFTFSITATSDHQNGTKSYGFGIRAEDLREPSYQRADPNYVMLTPNKEHLAEGVQWSFGKRPFFQSEIDSGNYDHLPRDLKPIGKIF from the exons atggggaacATTTTGAGCTACTTTTTCCCCAAGGAACCGCCTCCGCCCATGGTTCTCGTCCCCCCGATCTTCGATTTCCCTCCTCTCGCGGCGCGAACTAG GATGCTGGTTCCAGCTTATGACCTACTATTCGGAAAACTTGCATTGCGAAACCTTTTTGAGGAATACTTTGAGCAAGCTGGGCATCTTAACACTAGGATTATGCTGAAGCCATTGGAAGATCCTCATGTGGATTTAATTGCTACT GTTTTAGGTCCATTAGATCGAGCACATGGAAATGGTGTTGAAGGAAATGCCTTGTTTCGCTGGCAAAG GGACTTGGATGACCCACATACATTTATGGACCTTCTTGTATCAACTTCCAAACC CATGCTGCGGTTGAGGTCATGTGCTTATTACCCTAGATATCGATTTGGAGCATTTGGTACGTTTccattgttgatgccaaataG GGTGCATCCAGAAGATTATGGTGTCATGGGCTTACGATATGGATCAGAAAATTTATCTGTTGGAACTTCCTTCATGCCATTTCCTT TGTCTTCTCAGATGCCCATGTGTGCATGGCTGGTCGCAAGAGCAGGAAGTTTAAGTGTTGGAATGAAGTACCAACAACCTT ATGAAAGCAAGCGTCCCATGTGCTTTAAGGACTTAAAGAATTGGAGTTGTGCCATTGGTTACGAAGTTGGTTCGAGCAGCCCTCTTTGTCCATCATTTAATTTCGGCCTTGAGCTTGATAAGACTTCACAG CTGATTGCGTCTTTCTATCAGCATGTTGTTGTTCAAAGAAGG GTGAATAATCCATTTGAAGACCATCAAATAGTTGGAATCACAAATTACATTGACTTTGGTTTTGAGTTGACGACAAG GATTGATGGTGATAAATCACTTGGGAGTGCTGATGATTCCTCTTTTCAATTAGCGGCATCTTGGCAAGCTAATAAAAACTTCTTACTGAAG GGAAAAATGGGCCCCTCTAAGTCTTCTGTTGCTTTGGCATTCAAGTCTTGGTGGAGACCTTCCTTTACATTTAGTATTACAG CTACTAGTGACCATCAGAATGGGACAAAATCGTATGGATTTGGAATTCGTGCTGAGGATCTTAGAGAGCCCAG TTATCAAAGGGCTGATCCGAACTACGTGATGCTGACACCAAACAAGGAGCATTTGGCTGAAGGTGTTCAGTGGAGTTTCGGGAAGCGGCCTTTCTTCCAGTCGGAAATAGACTCCGGCAATTACGATCACTTGCCGAGAGATCTAAAACCTATCGGAAAGATcttctaa